CTGCTTTTTTGGCTGACGGCGCGAACTATAGTTCAGATCCTCTGCAGAAATACGAGAACCCAGAGCAGTCCTCCACTGTCAATCTGAATTCCAAAACCTACATGAAGTCATGATCGAACGCTTTGCCTCGGATCATGACTCGAGCAATAACCaccatgtactccgtacttggACACACAGTCCCCCATACTAGTATGTACTTCGATAGCGCACTTGCATCTGTGTCCTCGACCCTTGACAAGGCAGGAGATTTTATGCACCATTCCACTGTTTATGAAATTGTTTTAAATAGCGTCGGGGTGACAGCCTAGTTAGTGCGGAGATCGCCATGGCTCGTGCTGCTAGCTCGTGTACACTTTCCACTGATCGGAGGGGGACTAATTGGAAAGATACGGACGGAGTATGTACGAAATCAGTAAAAATGGCTACAATTGACGGGGTGTCATTCCCTTTTCGGTGCAGGATATGCAGTCTTCTTCACCAGGACACTTAGCTACGGTCCAGCTATCTACCCCTGACGGGCAATCAACAATGACAATTTGAACTACGCTGATACTACTATTTGTACGAGGATGTCCATGCGACAGGGCATTATTGCTAACGCTACACTTATTTCGGGAAGGTCGATATTCGGATATTTAATCTGATATGAAAGCTAATTATGCTCCATGGATACCATGGATACCATGGATAGCCATTCCGGCCACCGAATAGCCAGCTACGACCATGACAATTAGAACATGACTGTTCAATCTACGGAACAGAAAATCGCGATTCTGAGGATCCGGAGAAGTTGATTTTTGCGCAAGCTTTTTAGCGACGCGGGGTATCTGGGAGGATCGAGACCAAAATTGGGAGTCAACGCCGTATCGCTTCACTGTTGATGAGTTGCTCCCTTGATCGAATCCACGATCTGTCGTACTGCAAGGAACCTGTTCAATCAAGCAGGTGCCAATTCCTGGTCCCCGAAACGATACTAGATGGTGATACTAATGCGATTTCGATCCCTGTCCCTGGGACCTAGCTATCGGCCGACTTTCCGGGATTTGGCATCCACTATGTAGAGCTATGGGATCTACAGCATAAAATACAGATCCCGTACTCAAATCATCCAGCCAGTCGCAGGATTTGAGCTTTTCTCTGTTAAGCTCTAGTGCCCTTACCGTTTTCAGATCCCAACTTGAGGAACGATTGGGTTCCAGTGGTGTGCATAGATCTGAATTCTGGAGCAATAGTCGACTTACCTATAAAAAAGCAATTCATAGACTCTGATAGGGGGTACGGTGCTTTCGGGTTCACAGCGATATTCGATCCTTCAACCAAACCATGACCAGATCTCCGGATAAAGCAATATCTTCAATCCTTCAACCTTGAACGTTAAGTCTCGATCGGGATCGTAATTCGAAAACTGAAGAATCTGTCTCTGTGCAGCCAATCACGCATCGACACGAGGCAAAATGTCATACCAAGCCTTTGGTTCTATTCGAAGAAGCACAATTTCCTCCTATGCATGTTTCGCTTTGCTAATACTGACATTGATTCTCAACTCTGGTAGCTCGGGGACGAGAACCGCAAACTCCGCATTTCCGCGAAAGTTTGTTAACTGGTACGGTCCACGGCCTGTCTTGGGTCCCTCCTTGTTCATCATTGTTTTGTTCGGCATGTGGGCGCAAATTTGAAGCCGGACGCCGGTTTGCTGTGCTGCAGAAGTAGTGCTCCGTACAGGCTGGTCAAATTATCATCTTCGTTCGTATACGGGGTGCTCCAGAGGATGGAGTACCCGTAACGGTTGTCACCGAGAAGGTTCAGATCCTCCGGACAactctactctgtatataGGTATCACGTATCTCTAAATTCACAAAAATATCGAATATGCTTATCCCGAATTCCCGGGTCTCCCCAATGCACTGGTCATAAGGCCTTGGCAGTATGATCGTCCCTATCGCGTCATTGGATACAAAAAATGCAACTATTCGCCGAGGGTCGTTCGTAATAAGGCGATAGTAATGAAGCATATTGATCCTTAAGGGGTAATAAATGCTATTATCATTTTATTGTTGTCAATGCGACTTCGGTTTCTCCTCGGGATATCCGGAGCCCGTTGTGCGGTGAAGTTCGTCGACGCCTTCCCAGACAAGCCGGACACTAAGAACGGGGGACTCCATAATTCAGCCGTCTCTGTCAGTCAACATAGTAACGCCCCTGTCAAGACCGCACTAACCCCCACGAGGAAAGACTCCAAGACTTCGGTGGCGGGCGTCCTATGGGAACCATATCGCTTGAGCGACTCGTGACGCTTGACTTTGACAGCCTGCTCCAGTTTTGCCCCGAGGCTGGCCAAGTCCCAGCTAACAGTCAAGGCTATTGGGTTTTTAATATCGTCCATATTGGTGGTATCTCCACTTAGTCTGCTTTTTTAACATCTCATGGTGGAGCCCGTAGATGCTCACAATTCGTTATCTCACGAACAGGCCATTTGTGATGCCACATGGACACAGGGTACTCTTGACGCTACTGCAAGTACTTGGGTTTTTGAAGCCGATCCTCGCCTCATTCGCCACAGTTTGACTGGCCCTGACGCACCACAGATAGCGCTCGTGCTAAGCACCCGGTAAAGTTTGGGAAGATGGGGACCGAAACGAATGAGAGGCGTACGTAAGAGTATTTTTGCGCTGAGAAGCAGTTAGTTGGGGTCCCGGTTAAAAGCAGGCTGCCTTCCTCTTCGGCGCTGTGATCCACGGCTtgaagttttttttttttttttgtttcccTTATTCTGCTTTCTCTTTGGCCCTCTTCTATGAGCGGCTCAGCTGTGTACTGTACGCTTATGGTACTGCGTTCTTCAGCCTAAAACACAGGCTTACCGGATATCTGGGAGGCGCTattctctttcccttttcgctctttttgcttttcatAGATCGACTTTCCCGCGGCCGTTTTCGTTCTTTAAATCGTCGAAAACACACCATCCTTTGAACGCTTTCTATTTACCGATATAAACGACGTTTTGCACTTTTACCAATCTGAAATGGACGGATTAGAGAGCCATACCCTCTTTCGTCGAAAAGATGCGTCGGTGGCAAGAGGAAACCGAGCCCTAGTGGTG
This region of Aspergillus chevalieri M1 DNA, chromosome 4, nearly complete sequence genomic DNA includes:
- a CDS encoding uncharacterized protein (antiSMASH:Cluster_4.7), which gives rise to MDDIKNPIALTVSWDLASLGAKLEQAVKVKRHESLKRYGSHRTPATEVLESFLVGSPVLSVRLVWEGVDELHRTTGSGYPEEKPKSH